Proteins found in one Nocardia brasiliensis ATCC 700358 genomic segment:
- a CDS encoding ubiquitin-like protein Pup — translation MAQEQTKRAGGGDEDEGPDGVDAAGQERREKLAEETDDLLDEIDDVLEENAEDFVRAYVQKGGQ, via the coding sequence ATGGCACAAGAGCAGACCAAGCGCGCCGGGGGCGGCGACGAGGATGAGGGCCCGGACGGTGTGGACGCCGCCGGTCAGGAGCGCCGCGAAAAGCTTGCGGAGGAGACCGACGACCTACTCGACGAGATCGATGATGTGCTCGAGGAGAACGCCGAAGACTTCGTCCGCGCGTACGTTCAGAAAGGCGGCCAGTGA
- the dop gene encoding depupylase/deamidase Dop, whose amino-acid sequence MQRIIGIEVEYGISTPTEPSANPILTSTQAVLAYAAAEGVPRAKRTRWDYEVESPLRDARGFDLSRMNGPAPVIDADEVGAANMILTNGARLYVDHAHPEYSAPEVTDPLDAVIWDKAGERVMEAAARHASSVPGAPRLQLYKNNVDGKGASYGTHENYLMSRDTPFNQIILGLTPFFVSRQVVTGSGRVGIGQSGDHAGFQLSQRADYIEVEVGLETTLKRGIINTRDEPHADADKYRRLHVIIGDANLAEMSTYLKVGTTALVLDLIEAGEDLSDLQLARPVTAVHTISHDPTLRATVALTDGRELTGLALQRMYLDRVIKFVDRTGNDDKRVQDIIENWAMVLDLLERDPMECASLLDWPAKLRLLEGMRQREGLSWAAPKLHLMDLQYSDVRLDKGLYNRLVARGSMKRLVTEQQVLDAMTNPPTDTRAYFRGECLRRFGADIAAASWDSVIFDLGGDSLVRIPTLEPRRGTKAHVGKLLDGVTSAADLVEQLTT is encoded by the coding sequence ATGCAGCGCATCATCGGAATCGAGGTCGAGTACGGGATTTCGACCCCAACCGAGCCGTCGGCCAACCCGATCCTCACCTCCACCCAGGCCGTCCTCGCCTACGCCGCCGCCGAGGGTGTGCCGCGGGCGAAACGCACCCGGTGGGACTACGAGGTGGAGTCGCCGCTGCGCGACGCGCGCGGCTTCGATCTGAGCCGGATGAACGGTCCCGCCCCGGTGATCGACGCCGACGAGGTCGGCGCGGCCAACATGATCCTCACCAACGGCGCGCGGCTCTACGTCGACCACGCCCACCCCGAATACTCCGCGCCCGAGGTCACCGACCCGCTGGACGCGGTGATCTGGGACAAGGCGGGGGAGCGGGTGATGGAGGCCGCCGCGCGGCACGCCTCGAGCGTGCCCGGCGCGCCGCGCCTGCAGCTGTACAAGAACAACGTCGACGGCAAGGGCGCCTCCTACGGCACCCATGAGAACTACCTGATGAGCCGCGACACCCCGTTCAACCAGATCATCCTCGGCCTGACCCCGTTCTTCGTGTCCCGCCAGGTGGTCACCGGTTCCGGGCGGGTCGGTATCGGCCAGTCCGGCGATCACGCCGGCTTCCAGCTGTCCCAGCGCGCCGACTACATCGAGGTCGAGGTCGGCCTGGAGACCACGCTCAAGCGCGGCATCATCAACACCCGCGACGAGCCGCACGCCGACGCGGACAAATACCGCAGGCTGCACGTCATCATCGGCGACGCCAACCTGGCCGAGATGTCGACCTACCTCAAGGTCGGCACGACCGCGCTGGTGCTGGACCTGATCGAGGCGGGCGAGGACCTGTCCGATCTGCAACTGGCCCGCCCGGTCACCGCCGTGCACACGATCAGCCACGACCCGACCCTGCGCGCCACCGTCGCGCTCACCGACGGCCGCGAGCTCACCGGCCTCGCACTGCAGCGGATGTACCTGGATCGGGTGATCAAGTTCGTGGATCGCACCGGCAACGACGACAAGCGCGTCCAGGACATCATCGAGAACTGGGCGATGGTGCTCGACCTGCTCGAACGCGACCCGATGGAATGCGCGAGCCTGCTCGACTGGCCGGCCAAGCTGCGCCTGCTCGAGGGCATGCGCCAGCGCGAGGGCCTCAGCTGGGCCGCGCCCAAGCTGCACCTGATGGACCTGCAGTACTCCGACGTCCGCCTGGACAAGGGCCTCTACAACCGCCTGGTGGCGCGTGGCTCGATGAAACGGCTCGTCACCGAGCAGCAGGTGCTCGACGCGATGACCAATCCGCCCACCGACACCCGGGCCTACTTCCGCGGTGAATGCCTGCGCCGCTTCGGCGCCGACATCGCCGCGGCGAGCTGGGATTCGGTGATCTTCGACCTGGGCGGCGACTCGCTGGTCCGCATCCCCACCCTCGAACCGCGCCGTGGCACGAAAGCGCATGTCGGCAAGCTGCTCGACGGCGTGACCTCGGCCGCCGACCTTGTGGAACAGCTCACAACCTAG
- a CDS encoding AMP-dependent synthetase/ligase, which produces MVSTTVPAVTGRPDTLCAAFQANVAKYSDAVALRTFGGAVSITWREYGERVRAIATGLAALGVAPGDTVAIMLTNRPEFHLCDTAVLHTGATPFSVYNTNPIDLLTYQFDNSGAKVVICEQQFAPKILEAVAKAAEKGIHVQHVISVDEAPEGALSLAEVEQRTADGFDFDDTWRKVRPEDLLTIVYTSGTTGPPKGVELTHTNFIENARVLDQFGGGTAEDRVISYLPDAHAANRWFAHYLTMLTGAQITTVPDFKQVAAALGEVHPSVFLGVPRVWVKVKGALEERFAAEPPVKRRLVRWAIDIGRKQARAVSDGRTLGALDRVQLGLADRLVLAPIRARLGLDKVRVAVTGSVAIPPEVHEFFLGLGLPLCEGYGMSECTAGATLNPPERIKIGTVGTVLPGAEIMLAADGEVLIRGKMVMRGYRNDPAKTAETIDADGWLHTGDIGTIDSDGYLSIIDRKKELIINAAGKNMSPANIENTVTDNCSLVSTVVVIGEQRPFNTALLLLDPDLAAAYAQRHNLTGTTVAELAKDPVILTAIEEGIAAANSKLSRVEQIKKYIVLPEVWENGSDYLTATGKLKRKPISSGYTDTIEALYST; this is translated from the coding sequence TTGGTTTCAACGACAGTCCCGGCGGTCACCGGCCGCCCGGACACGCTGTGTGCGGCATTCCAGGCGAATGTCGCCAAATACTCCGACGCGGTCGCGCTGCGCACCTTCGGCGGTGCCGTCTCGATCACGTGGCGTGAATACGGCGAGCGGGTCCGCGCCATCGCCACCGGGCTCGCCGCGCTGGGCGTCGCGCCCGGCGACACGGTCGCGATCATGCTGACCAACCGCCCGGAGTTCCACCTCTGCGACACGGCCGTGCTGCACACCGGCGCGACCCCGTTCTCGGTCTACAACACCAACCCGATCGACCTGCTGACCTACCAGTTCGACAACTCGGGCGCCAAGGTCGTCATCTGCGAGCAGCAGTTCGCCCCGAAGATCCTGGAGGCGGTGGCCAAGGCTGCCGAGAAGGGCATCCACGTCCAGCACGTGATCAGCGTGGACGAGGCGCCCGAGGGCGCCCTCTCGCTCGCCGAGGTCGAGCAGCGCACGGCCGACGGCTTCGATTTCGACGACACCTGGCGCAAGGTGCGGCCCGAGGATCTGCTCACCATCGTCTACACCTCCGGCACCACGGGGCCACCGAAGGGCGTGGAGCTCACGCACACCAACTTCATCGAGAACGCCAGGGTGCTCGACCAATTCGGCGGCGGCACCGCCGAGGACCGGGTGATCTCCTACCTGCCCGACGCGCATGCCGCGAACCGCTGGTTCGCGCACTACCTCACCATGCTCACCGGCGCGCAGATCACCACGGTGCCCGATTTCAAGCAGGTCGCCGCCGCGCTCGGCGAGGTGCATCCGAGCGTGTTCCTCGGCGTGCCCCGGGTCTGGGTGAAAGTCAAAGGCGCACTGGAGGAAAGGTTCGCCGCGGAACCTCCGGTCAAGCGCAGGCTGGTGCGCTGGGCGATCGACATCGGCCGCAAGCAGGCCCGCGCCGTGTCCGACGGCCGCACCCTGGGCGCGCTCGACCGGGTGCAGCTCGGTCTCGCGGATCGCCTTGTGCTCGCGCCGATTCGGGCCCGGCTCGGCCTGGACAAGGTGCGCGTCGCGGTCACCGGATCGGTCGCGATCCCGCCGGAGGTGCACGAGTTCTTCCTCGGCCTGGGCCTGCCGCTGTGCGAGGGCTACGGCATGAGCGAGTGCACGGCCGGCGCCACGCTGAACCCGCCGGAGCGGATCAAGATCGGCACCGTGGGCACCGTGCTGCCCGGCGCGGAGATCATGCTCGCCGCGGACGGCGAGGTACTGATCCGCGGGAAGATGGTGATGCGCGGCTACCGCAACGACCCGGCCAAGACCGCGGAGACGATCGACGCCGACGGCTGGCTGCACACCGGCGATATCGGCACCATCGACAGCGACGGCTACCTGTCGATCATCGACCGCAAGAAAGAACTCATCATCAACGCGGCGGGCAAGAACATGTCCCCGGCCAACATCGAGAACACCGTCACCGACAACTGTTCGCTGGTGTCCACGGTCGTCGTGATCGGCGAGCAGCGTCCGTTCAACACCGCGCTGCTGCTGCTCGACCCCGACCTGGCCGCCGCCTACGCCCAGCGGCACAACCTGACTGGGACCACGGTCGCGGAGCTGGCGAAGGACCCGGTGATCCTCACCGCGATCGAGGAGGGCATCGCGGCGGCGAACAGCAAACTCTCCCGGGTGGAACAGATCAAGAAGTACATCGTGCTCCCCGAGGTGTGGGAGAACGGCAGTGACTATCTGACGGCCACCGGCAAACTCAAGCGCAAGCCGATTTCCAGCGGTTACACAGATACGATCGAGGCCCTGTACTCGACCTAG
- a CDS encoding DUF4873 domain-containing protein, whose translation MNPEPDIVIVGAGFGGLGMAIELRRAGIDDFVVLEKAGDIGGTWRENTYPGAGCDVMSLMYSYSFEQNQRWTRMFARQPEILDYLRDTVDKYDLRPHLRFHAEVVTLDFDDAEDRWTVGLADGRRFRPRLVVMAPGPLHEPSIPAFPGREEFRGKSFHSAQWDHDFDVRGKRIAVIGTGASAVQFVPQIAKDAAQVTVFQRTPHWIVPKPDRPLSALEHGAFRYLPGAQRLYRWAIYWGYESMIPAFMNPELMRRVESVARGHLRRQVRDPELRLRLTPDYRLGCKRILVSNNYYPALQRENVTLQTTPIARLTESGIATVDGAEEPFDAIVYGTGFKISDRFADQHIVGTNGLTLPHAWRNGMEGFLGVAVHGFPNLFLIVGPNSGGGHQSIIFMIEAQARYIRQCVELLRKTAGTRIEVRSATQHEFNRRTQAKLAGTVWNSGGCQSWYLDEHGINRAAWPGSSVSYWRAMRHPDPGHYDLTVAADREPAYEYSGPAMLDAPGALLPVTVALSGHADPIDGRYHWYGRITATAGDELPDPGRAEVFLALPGRYPTAGRLQERDPWGNLRIVGIGDPPYPLEAAAAH comes from the coding sequence ATGAACCCCGAACCCGATATCGTCATCGTCGGTGCGGGTTTCGGCGGCCTCGGCATGGCCATCGAGTTGCGCCGGGCGGGCATCGACGATTTCGTCGTGCTGGAGAAGGCCGGTGATATCGGCGGAACCTGGCGGGAGAACACGTATCCGGGTGCGGGCTGCGATGTCATGTCGCTGATGTACTCGTACTCCTTCGAGCAGAATCAGCGCTGGACGCGCATGTTCGCGCGCCAGCCCGAGATCCTCGACTATCTGCGCGACACCGTGGACAAGTACGACCTGCGCCCCCATCTGCGGTTCCACGCGGAGGTGGTGACACTCGATTTCGACGATGCCGAGGACCGCTGGACCGTCGGGCTCGCGGACGGACGCCGATTCCGTCCACGCTTGGTCGTGATGGCGCCCGGTCCGCTGCACGAGCCCTCGATTCCGGCCTTTCCCGGTCGGGAAGAGTTCCGCGGCAAGAGCTTTCACTCCGCGCAGTGGGATCACGACTTCGACGTCCGCGGTAAGCGGATCGCGGTGATCGGCACCGGGGCGAGTGCCGTGCAGTTCGTGCCGCAGATCGCGAAGGACGCCGCGCAGGTGACGGTCTTCCAGCGCACCCCGCACTGGATCGTGCCGAAGCCCGACCGGCCGCTGTCCGCGCTGGAGCACGGCGCGTTCCGGTATCTACCGGGCGCGCAACGGCTCTACCGATGGGCGATCTACTGGGGCTACGAGTCGATGATCCCCGCGTTCATGAATCCGGAGCTGATGCGCCGGGTGGAGTCGGTCGCGCGCGGCCACCTGCGCAGACAGGTGCGCGACCCCGAACTGCGCCTCCGGCTCACCCCGGACTATCGTCTCGGCTGCAAACGAATCCTGGTGTCCAACAACTACTATCCCGCGTTGCAGCGGGAGAACGTCACGTTGCAGACCACGCCGATCGCCCGGCTCACCGAGTCCGGCATCGCCACCGTCGACGGGGCCGAGGAACCGTTCGACGCCATCGTCTACGGCACCGGTTTCAAGATCTCCGACCGGTTCGCCGACCAGCACATCGTCGGCACGAACGGACTCACATTGCCGCACGCGTGGCGCAACGGTATGGAAGGCTTCCTCGGCGTCGCGGTGCACGGATTCCCGAACCTGTTCCTCATCGTCGGCCCCAATTCCGGTGGCGGGCACCAGTCGATCATCTTCATGATCGAGGCGCAGGCACGCTACATCCGCCAGTGCGTCGAACTGCTGCGCAAGACCGCCGGCACCCGGATCGAGGTGCGTTCGGCGACCCAGCACGAGTTCAATCGCCGCACCCAAGCGAAACTCGCCGGGACAGTGTGGAATTCGGGCGGCTGCCAGAGCTGGTATCTGGACGAGCACGGGATCAACCGTGCCGCGTGGCCCGGCTCCAGCGTGTCCTACTGGCGGGCCATGCGACATCCGGATCCCGGCCACTACGACCTCACCGTGGCCGCGGATCGGGAACCGGCCTACGAGTATTCGGGTCCGGCGATGCTGGACGCGCCCGGCGCGCTGCTACCGGTGACGGTCGCGCTCAGCGGGCACGCCGACCCGATCGACGGCCGGTATCACTGGTACGGCCGGATCACCGCGACGGCGGGCGACGAACTCCCCGATCCCGGGCGCGCCGAGGTGTTCCTCGCACTCCCCGGCCGCTACCCGACCGCGGGCCGATTGCAGGAGCGCGACCCCTGGGGCAACCTGCGCATCGTCGGCATCGGCGATCCGCCGTATCCGCTGGAGGCCGCGGCGGCACATTGA
- a CDS encoding AurF N-oxygenase family protein → MGNDAALIPQESFAQRLLTGSVKKSYDPVIDLDWDAPLDPDKLFLPAEVVSLYGTALWESMTPQQRRELSRQELANVLSVGIWFENLLNRLLLRELMADDPTTRHSHYTLVEMGDECRHMMMFGKLIDRIEARPYWPRRAGRMAIGVLPLFLRGSMTWVGALVGEEIFDAIQRRTLDDPELQPLVSRAMRIHVTEEARHIGFARDALARRVPTMSRAELAYTRLCVAVAAPLFVYLLTNRHMYDRAGLDGRTARRIAASNPDAKRALGIGAANLGAFLQKQGLIGPVGEWIWRQRGLLG, encoded by the coding sequence ATGGGCAACGACGCCGCACTGATCCCCCAGGAGTCCTTCGCGCAGCGCTTGCTGACCGGATCGGTCAAGAAGTCCTACGACCCGGTGATCGACCTGGACTGGGACGCGCCCCTGGATCCGGACAAACTCTTCCTGCCCGCCGAGGTGGTCTCGCTGTACGGCACCGCGCTGTGGGAATCGATGACCCCGCAACAGCGCCGCGAGCTGTCCCGCCAGGAACTCGCGAACGTGCTCTCCGTCGGGATCTGGTTCGAGAACCTGCTCAACCGGCTGCTGTTGCGCGAGTTGATGGCCGACGACCCGACCACCAGGCACTCGCACTACACGCTCGTCGAAATGGGCGACGAGTGCCGGCACATGATGATGTTCGGCAAGCTGATCGATCGCATCGAGGCCCGGCCGTACTGGCCGCGCCGGGCGGGCCGGATGGCCATCGGGGTGCTGCCGCTCTTCTTGCGCGGCTCCATGACCTGGGTGGGCGCGCTGGTCGGCGAGGAGATCTTCGATGCCATCCAGCGCCGCACGCTCGACGATCCGGAGTTGCAGCCCTTGGTGTCTCGCGCGATGCGCATCCACGTCACCGAGGAGGCGCGCCATATCGGTTTCGCCAGGGACGCGCTGGCCAGGCGGGTGCCGACCATGTCGCGGGCCGAACTCGCCTACACCCGGCTGTGTGTCGCGGTCGCGGCCCCGCTGTTCGTCTACCTGCTGACCAACCGGCACATGTACGACCGCGCCGGCCTCGACGGCCGGACAGCCCGCCGGATCGCGGCGAGCAACCCCGACGCCAAGCGGGCCCTCGGCATCGGTGCCGCGAATCTCGGTGCGTTCCTGCAGAAACAAGGACTCATCGGCCCGGTCGGCGAGTGGATCTGGCGGCAGCGGGGGTTGCTCGGATGA
- the prcB gene encoding proteasome subunit beta: MTVGDPSRLHLGYALSSFSEYLRMHAPDLLPANKFAALDGAGLGAAAAKDLAPHGTTIVAISYRGGVLIAGDRRATQGNLLASRDIEKVYITDSFSAAGIAGTAGMAVEMVRIFAVELEHYEKLEGVPLTFDGKANKLSKMVRENLPAALQGLAVVPMLVGYDHNATDPDRSGRIVSFDVVGGRSEERFGYAAVGSGSVFAKGSLKKLYTKGIDQERALRIAVEALFDAADDDTATGGPDLLRGIYPTAIVIDDDGAVEVTEDRLAEIARAIVTDREAAEEGSARA, from the coding sequence GTGACAGTAGGTGACCCCTCGCGTCTCCACCTGGGGTACGCCCTCTCGTCCTTCTCCGAATACCTTCGTATGCACGCGCCGGACCTGTTGCCCGCCAACAAGTTCGCCGCGCTGGACGGCGCCGGGCTCGGCGCCGCCGCTGCGAAGGATCTCGCGCCGCATGGGACCACCATCGTCGCGATCAGCTACCGCGGTGGCGTGCTCATCGCGGGTGACCGGCGGGCCACCCAGGGAAACCTGTTGGCCAGCAGGGACATCGAGAAGGTCTACATCACCGACAGCTTCTCCGCGGCCGGTATCGCGGGTACCGCGGGCATGGCCGTCGAGATGGTGCGGATCTTCGCGGTGGAGCTGGAGCACTACGAGAAGCTCGAGGGCGTGCCACTGACTTTCGACGGCAAGGCGAACAAGCTGTCGAAGATGGTGCGTGAGAATCTGCCCGCGGCCCTGCAGGGTCTGGCGGTGGTACCGATGCTGGTCGGCTACGACCACAACGCCACCGATCCGGACCGGTCGGGCCGCATCGTGTCCTTCGATGTGGTGGGTGGACGCAGTGAAGAGCGGTTCGGTTACGCGGCGGTGGGATCGGGTTCGGTCTTCGCCAAGGGATCGCTGAAGAAGCTGTACACCAAGGGAATTGATCAGGAGCGGGCGTTGCGCATCGCTGTCGAGGCGCTGTTCGACGCGGCCGACGACGACACCGCGACCGGTGGCCCCGATCTGTTGCGCGGGATCTACCCGACGGCGATCGTGATCGACGACGACGGCGCGGTCGAGGTGACCGAGGATCGTCTGGCCGAGATCGCGCGGGCGATCGTCACCGACCGTGAGGCTGCGGAAGAAGGGAGCGCTCGCGCATGA
- a CDS encoding DUF418 domain-containing protein has product MTDSLAHPRAAASGAQGPVVPARPRLIALDVLRGIAILGTLGTNIWIMTNSRGLLGYLTELNGQAEGWLWTERVLQQLAQGKFLGLLTIMFGIGLAIQQASAQRGGRKWPGTYPVRAGLLLLDGVLNYLFVAEFDVLMGYAVTGLVVAYLLATSERAQRRWLIGAASVHIAMLTLIALATIFAPQDSGPEVPQQRANPYADGSFWDLVVFRVQEVGPFRVETLFVFPMSIALFLLGARLFRAGVFRPEGAVLRKRLMIIGFGVAAPLDLLAGIFGGGHLFLYTRYGTAPFVALGILALVAQFYLRRTQAGFAGRRLTEVGRTALSCYILQNLVASILCYGWGFGLAARVSPDLYVPFTVGMYLLVSAIIVTSAHLWLRRFERGPVEWAWHRGYQLLTGTKG; this is encoded by the coding sequence ATGACCGATTCTCTCGCCCATCCGCGCGCCGCCGCCTCGGGCGCGCAAGGCCCCGTCGTGCCCGCACGCCCGCGGCTGATCGCGCTGGATGTGTTGCGCGGCATCGCGATCCTCGGCACCCTCGGGACCAATATCTGGATCATGACCAACAGCCGGGGCCTTCTCGGCTATCTCACCGAGCTCAATGGCCAGGCCGAAGGCTGGCTCTGGACCGAGCGGGTGCTCCAGCAGCTGGCGCAAGGCAAGTTCCTCGGCCTGCTCACCATCATGTTCGGCATCGGCCTGGCGATCCAGCAGGCATCCGCGCAGCGCGGCGGCCGCAAGTGGCCGGGCACCTACCCGGTGCGCGCGGGCCTGCTGCTGCTCGACGGTGTGCTGAACTATCTGTTCGTCGCGGAATTCGACGTGCTGATGGGTTACGCCGTCACCGGTTTGGTCGTCGCCTATCTGCTCGCGACAAGTGAACGCGCGCAACGCCGTTGGCTGATCGGCGCGGCGAGCGTCCATATCGCGATGCTCACGCTCATCGCGCTCGCGACGATCTTCGCACCGCAGGACAGCGGGCCCGAGGTACCGCAGCAGCGCGCGAATCCCTATGCGGACGGGTCGTTCTGGGATCTCGTGGTTTTCCGCGTGCAGGAGGTGGGCCCGTTCCGGGTGGAGACGCTGTTCGTCTTCCCGATGTCGATCGCGCTGTTCCTGCTCGGCGCCCGCTTGTTCCGGGCCGGGGTCTTCCGACCGGAGGGCGCCGTGCTGCGCAAACGGTTGATGATCATCGGTTTCGGCGTCGCCGCGCCACTCGATCTGCTCGCGGGCATCTTCGGCGGCGGGCACCTGTTCCTCTACACCCGTTACGGCACCGCGCCTTTCGTCGCGCTGGGCATTCTCGCGCTGGTCGCGCAGTTCTACCTGCGCCGCACGCAGGCCGGGTTCGCCGGCCGTCGCCTCACCGAGGTCGGGCGGACCGCGCTCAGCTGCTACATCCTGCAGAATCTGGTCGCGTCGATCCTGTGCTACGGCTGGGGTTTCGGTCTTGCCGCGCGGGTCTCGCCGGACCTGTACGTCCCGTTCACGGTCGGTATGTATCTGCTGGTGTCGGCGATCATCGTGACGAGCGCGCACCTGTGGCTGCGCCGCTTCGAGCGCGGGCCGGTGGAATGGGCCTGGCACCGCGGCTACCAGCTGCTGACGGGCACGAAAGGCTGA
- a CDS encoding DUF6882 domain-containing protein, producing the protein MSEPVPLTRLLDDAGLLSLEHRLHVEEVLGSHRWQADMEAGRLEFLGAERTVVCTKFHLLGTADTESWLWAWANPWGFGKPLIAVARMVREFGIRYGVAELCAAEMPVALGRAHPEPHQVANLLADAAKVVSGHWSSYCGVTDGTCVAFLVEHPDFRLPPPTAAGLARVLAHGVNALPLVDYRRAMQSYLSRRGMVTEFVDRRRLLEFSGSGVTGTIEFDAGGHVVNLEVGVAIDRIELPPAPVTRAANIEMC; encoded by the coding sequence GTGTCCGAACCTGTGCCATTGACGAGGCTGCTCGACGACGCGGGATTGCTGTCGCTCGAACATCGCCTGCACGTCGAGGAGGTGCTGGGTTCGCATCGGTGGCAGGCCGATATGGAGGCGGGGCGGCTCGAATTCCTCGGTGCCGAACGCACGGTGGTCTGCACGAAGTTCCATCTACTCGGGACCGCGGACACCGAATCATGGCTGTGGGCTTGGGCGAACCCGTGGGGTTTCGGCAAACCGCTGATCGCGGTGGCGCGGATGGTGCGCGAGTTCGGGATTCGCTACGGCGTCGCCGAATTGTGTGCCGCGGAGATGCCGGTCGCGCTCGGCCGGGCGCATCCGGAACCGCACCAGGTCGCGAATCTGCTGGCCGATGCCGCGAAAGTGGTGTCGGGGCACTGGAGTTCCTACTGCGGTGTCACCGACGGCACGTGCGTCGCGTTTCTGGTCGAGCATCCGGACTTCCGGCTGCCGCCGCCCACCGCGGCCGGGCTGGCCCGGGTGCTCGCGCACGGGGTGAACGCCCTGCCGCTGGTCGACTACCGCCGTGCCATGCAGAGCTACCTCAGCAGGCGGGGCATGGTCACCGAGTTCGTGGACCGTCGGCGCCTGCTCGAATTCAGCGGTTCCGGCGTCACGGGCACCATCGAATTCGATGCGGGCGGGCACGTGGTGAACCTCGAGGTCGGCGTGGCGATCGACCGTATCGAGCTACCGCCCGCACCCGTCACGAGGGCGGCGAACATCGAGATGTGCTGA
- a CDS encoding TetR/AcrR family transcriptional regulator translates to MTTTSAQSEPPAADGRATRWNGHKARRRADVIDAAITVIEENGVEVSVQQIADRLKLPRPVVYRHFDGRTDLDEQIRRQILESLLAQIMPTLHPDGTVRDAVRGAIGTYVRWVERHPNLHRFIGGAAPQGETSLAGARDRIGGRLADMFALWLSGFGIDQARARPMAFGIIGFVDGVVNSWRADAGTTLTSDQVEGILTESVLALFEGNARSLGVPLERDLIVRDLLVAPEALSAR, encoded by the coding sequence GTGACCACGACGAGTGCCCAGTCCGAGCCGCCCGCCGCGGACGGCCGCGCGACTCGCTGGAACGGGCACAAGGCCCGGCGGCGGGCCGACGTGATCGACGCGGCGATCACCGTCATCGAGGAAAACGGCGTCGAGGTGTCCGTCCAGCAGATCGCCGACCGGTTGAAGCTGCCCCGCCCGGTCGTCTACCGCCACTTCGACGGCCGCACCGACCTGGACGAGCAGATCCGCCGCCAGATCCTGGAATCCCTACTGGCACAGATCATGCCGACACTGCACCCCGACGGCACCGTGCGCGACGCCGTGCGCGGCGCGATCGGCACCTACGTCCGCTGGGTCGAGCGGCACCCGAACCTGCACCGCTTCATCGGCGGTGCCGCGCCGCAGGGCGAAACCTCGCTGGCCGGGGCCAGGGACCGGATCGGCGGCCGGCTGGCCGACATGTTCGCGCTCTGGCTGTCCGGCTTCGGCATCGACCAGGCCCGCGCGCGGCCGATGGCCTTCGGCATCATCGGTTTCGTCGACGGGGTGGTGAACAGCTGGCGCGCCGATGCCGGCACGACGCTCACCTCCGATCAGGTGGAAGGCATTCTCACCGAATCGGTGCTGGCCCTCTTCGAGGGCAACGCGCGCAGTCTCGGCGTGCCGCTGGAGCGCGATCTGATCGTGCGGGACCTGCTGGTGGCTCCGGAAGCGCTGAGCGCCAGGTGA